The following are encoded together in the Malaya genurostris strain Urasoe2022 chromosome 3, Malgen_1.1, whole genome shotgun sequence genome:
- the LOC131434052 gene encoding uncharacterized protein LOC131434052, whose amino-acid sequence MVTRFGLQDAKSAKSPMDTGFVSTEVSSAPFENDTAYRSLVGGLLYVAVCARPDVSVSASILGRKVCSPTEADWTAAKRVLRYLKHTKSVRLEYGNNASDLIGYCDADWAGDLNTRRSTTGYVFLYAGGAVAWRSHLQRCVTLSSMESEYVALCEASQELVWLRRVLEDLGEKQNCATCVWEDNQSCIQFVASERTTRRSKHIDTKVSYVKELYEQGKLQLSYCPTQDMAADILTKPLGTLKTQHLSKKIGLLP is encoded by the coding sequence ATGGTAACACGATTTGGACTGCAGGATGCCAAATCTGCGAAAAGTCCCATGgataccggttttgtatcgacgGAAGTTTCTAGTGCTCCATTCGAGAACGACACGGCTTATCGAAGTCTGGTGGGGGGGTTATTATACGTGGCAGTTTGCGCTCGGCCAGACGTTTCGGTGAGCGCTTCAATATTAGGGCGAAAAGTATGCTCGCCTACTGAGGCCGATTGGACAGCTGCAAAAAGGGTACTGAGGTATTTGAAGCATACCAAAAGTGTTCGTCTGGAATACGGTAACAACGCCAGTGATCTTATCGGCTACTGCGATGCTGACTGGGCAGGAGACTTGAATACTCGTCGCTCTACCACGGGTTACGTATTCCTCTATGCCGGCGGTGCAGTTGCATGGAGAAGTCACTTGCAACGTTGTGTGACTTTGTCGTCCATGGAATCAGAATACGTGGCTCTCTGTGAGGCTAGCCAAGAACTGGTGTGGCTTCGCAGAGTTTTGGAAGACTTGGGTGAGAAACAGAACTGTGCAACATGCGTTTGGGAAGATAATCAAAGTTGCATACAATTTGTTGCATCTGAACGTACAACTCGACGGTCCAAGCATATCGATACAAAAGTGAGCTACGTGAAAGAACTGTACGAACAAGGGAAGCTACAACTTTCGTATTGTCCAACACAAGATATGGCCGCTGACATACTTACAAAGCCGCTGGGAACGCTTAAAACTCAACATCTTTCGAAAAAGATAGGGTTGCTACCATAA